Within the Procambarus clarkii isolate CNS0578487 chromosome 28, FALCON_Pclarkii_2.0, whole genome shotgun sequence genome, the region tcattaattttacaTTTGCAAAACATAGTCCTGCAGGATTCATCCCGCGTAGATTGGAAATTAACAATAATTGAGAAATATTGTAGGacccagcactgatccttgagggACTCCGCTTGTTAAGTTAGTCCGACTACTAGCCCATGTGTAACTCTCTGACTCCTGTCTGCTAGGTACTCTCTCAcccatgtatatatgctggttagcattgtaaatgtgtggccacgtctgtggtagaaaataataataataaaaaataaatgtcAGTGTTCTTCTACTGATTCCCGGCAACTTCTCAGGTTTGTGTCGGAGTCTCTAGTGTGGAACTATGTCAAAGGGTTTTTGGTAGTCCAGAAATGCCCAGTAgtatgcccaaccttctctgtcttcTCTGATTTGTGTTACTCTATCATAGAACTCCAGGAGGTTAGTAAGGCATGCTTTCCCTTCCCTTAAGTTAAGTGGGTGTTTATTTACATTCTTAATTCTCAATTCTCTCTAGTTTTGTAACTATACTCTTATGCATATTCTTCAGAACTTTGCATGGGGATAATTCTCAGTgtgagttcacctagttgtgcttgcgggggttaagctctggctctttggtcccgcctctcaaccgtcaatcaacaggtgtacagattcctgagcctattgggctctatcatatctgcacttgaaactgtgtatggagtcagcctccaccacatcacttcctaatgagggtacatgtgtactcacctagttgtgtttgcgggggttgagctctggctctttggtcccagtgtgtgtgtgtgtgtgtgtgtgtgtgtgtgtgtgtgtgtgtgtgtgtgtgtgtgtgtgtgtgtgtgtgtgtgtgtgtgtgtgtgtgacggcctGAGGTCCGGGCccccagggaaggggggggggggtggtcacgACTGAGCAAGGGTAGGGGGGGACACCTAAGGGGGGGGGTGAGACTAACGGTAGTGTCATGTAAATTTCCGGCGTAATCCCCCATAACCACCTGTAATAGTCTTGGACCGGCCGGGGCGGCGGCGACGCTCTTCAGCACCGGGAACCGAAGGTGGACATCGTTGGTGGGTTGTGGACATCGGTGGGTGGGTTGTGGACATCGGTGGTGGGTTGTGGACATCGGTGGGTGGGTTGTGGACATCGGTGGGTGGGTTGTGGACATCGGTGGGTGGGTTGTGGACATCGGTGGTGGGTTGTGGACATCGGTGGGTGGGTTGTGGACATCGGTGGGTGGGTTGTGGACATCGGTGGTGGGTTGTGGACATCGGTGGGTGGGTTGTGGACATCGGTGGGTGGGTTGTGGACATCGGTGGTGGGTTGTGGACATCGTTGGTGGGTTGTGGACATCGGTGGGTGGGTTGTGGACATCGGTGGTGGGTTGTGGACATCGGTGGTGGGTTGTGGACATCGGTGGGTGGGTTGTGGACATCGGTGGTGGGTTGTGGACATCGGTGGTGGGTTGTGGACATCGGTGGTGGGTTGTGGACATCGGTGGTGGGTTGTGGACATCGGTGGTGGGTTGTGGACATCGTTGGTGGGTTGTGGACATCGGTGGGTGGGTTGTGGACATCGGTGGTGGGTTGTGGACATCGGTGGTGGGTTGTGGACATCGGTGGTGGGTTATGGAcatgggtggtgggttgtggacatcggtggtgggttgtggacatcggtggtgggttgtgggtgtcagccatggttgtgggtgtcagccaTGGTTGTGGGTGGCAGCCAtggttgtgggtgtcagccaTGGTTGTGGGTGGCAGCCAtggttgtgggtgtcagccaTGGTTGTGGGTGGCAGCCATGGTTGTGGGTGGCAGCCAtggttgtgggtgtcagccatggttgtgggtgtcagccaTGGTTGTGGGTGACAGCCATGGTTGTGGGGTGACAACCATGGTTGTGGATGGCAACCACGGTTGTGGGGTGACAACCATGGTTGTGGGGTGACAaccatggttgtggggtgtcagCCATGGTTGTGAGGTGTCAGCAATGGGGCATCGATTGGGTGGTATTAAACGTCTTATTGTACATATCCCTGTTGCACAAACCTGCTATCCCACTGCACCATCAACTAAGCAACTATTCCATTGCATCTGAAATCTTGGAAGACATCCCTGTAATCTATCCTCATCTCCCCGGCCGCCTATTAGTGGTTTTATCTGCATCTTTTATGCAACAGCCGCGGCCCTGTGTTGCAGAGAACAATAGACAATTGCATTTACAATTCGGTAAATTAAATCATGTATAATCTCTGATGTACCCCCGTGGCTGGAGCCTCCATAAGAAGTCATGATTATACATATCTGTAATTTAGATCTTCTGTCTTGTGCAtgttctgtgtgacagtgaatatggacagcatcttcactgtcctgcatgACAGGGAATATGAGTACCAACCCTCACTGGATGACAGAGAATATGAGTACCAACCCTCACTGGATGACAGGGAATATGAGTACCAACCCTCACTGGATGACAGAGAATATGAGTACCAACCCTCACTGGATGACAGAGAATATGAGTACCAACCCTCACTGGATGACAGGGAATATGAGTACCAACCCTCACTGGATGACAGAGAATATGAGTACCAACCCTCACTGGATGACAGGGAATATGAGTACCAACCCTCACTGGATGACAGAGAATATGAGTACCAACCCTCACTGGATGACAGGGAATATGAGTACCACCCTCACTGTCCTGCATGACAGGGAATATGAGTaccaccctcactgtcctgtatgACAGGGAATATGAGTaccaccctcactgtcctgtatgACAGGGAATATGAGTaccaccctcactgtcctgtatgACAGGGAATATGAGTACCACCCTCACTGTCCTGCATGACAGGGAATATGAGTaccaccctcactgtcc harbors:
- the LOC138369350 gene encoding uncharacterized protein, whose product is MADTHNPPPMSTTHHRCPQPTTHVHNPPPMSTTHHRCPQPTTDVHNPPTDVHNPPTMSTTHHRCPQPTTDVHNPPPMSTTHHRCPQPTTDVHNPPTDVHNPPPMSTTHHRCPQPTHRCPQPTNDVHNPPPMSTTHPPMSTTHPPMSTTHHRCPQPTHRCPQPTHRCPQPTTDVHNPPTDVHNPPTDVHNPPTDVHNPPPMSTTHPPMSTTHQRCPPSVPGAEERRRRPGRSKTITGGYGGLRRKFT